Proteins encoded by one window of Lathyrus oleraceus cultivar Zhongwan6 chromosome 1, CAAS_Psat_ZW6_1.0, whole genome shotgun sequence:
- the LOC127075801 gene encoding E3 ubiquitin-protein ligase RSL1 produces MEEQAFLGYEPFVNVGRDEEEEDEFCSCCEDEEEREQQLEEEWKETEETVVVEGLKEELDEFSVRMYFKGLSITGVENSTTGFSGIGVYMERSSNFSPIRVQKRLDFYAEEPMVDYLALMDGLLEALQNKIRRVYAFTDSELLYKTTFEKNLDMPLLMALKERILEHADNFETFDLKLISSTDLEQPLQLAKVAMGLVTFPVNEKTSLENCSICCDDKPVPMMITLKCSHTFCSHCLRSYADGKLQCCQVPVRCPQPGCRYCISAPECKTFLPFTSFESLEKALSEANIGQSERFYCPFPNCSVLLDPCECLSAMDGSSSQSDNSCIECPVCQRFICVDCGVPWHSSMSCEEYQHLPEEERDASDISLHRLAQNKRWKRCQQCRRMIELTQGCYHMTCWCGHEFCYSCGAEYRNGQQTCQCAFWDEDSLTNSLQESEQWAWETSMIMDAYSDQERSQLALIQRFLDGGFSLSDHNPYQSPPPPPPQCTESFVDPLKDLHQLPWLERFVSVISDNYYEDYMQ; encoded by the exons ATGGAGGAGCAAGCTTTTTTAGGTTATGAACCATTTGTTAATGTTGGAAgagatgaggaagaagaagatgagTTTTGCAGTTGTTgtgaagatgaagaagaaagaGAACAACAACTAGAAGAAGAATGGAAAGAAACTGAGGAGACAGTGGTGGTGGAAGGGTTGAAGGAAGAGCTTGATGAATTTTCAGTAAGAATGTACTTTAAGGGTTTGTCAATAACTGGGGTTGAAAATTCAACTACAGGGTTTTCTGGAATTGGAGTGTACATGGAAAGATCATCGAACTTTTCTCCTATAAGGGTGCAGAAAAGGCTTGATTTTTATGCTGAGGAGCCTATGGTTGATTACTTGGCACTCATGGATGGTTTGTTGGAAGCTTTGCAGAACAAGATCCGTAGGGTTTATGCTTTCACAGATTCTGAATTGTTGTATAAG ACAACATTTGAGAAAAATTTGGACATGCCACTTTTGATGGCATTGAAAGAAAGGATTCTGGAACATGCAGATAATTTTGAAACTTTTGATCTGAAGCTTATATCAAGCACTGATCTTGAGCAGCCATTGCAGTTAGCCAAAGTAGCTATGGGACTTGTCACTTTTCCAGTAAATGAAAAAACATCACTTGAGAATTGTTCTATTTGTTGCGATGACAAGCCAGTGCCAATGATGATTACCTTGAAATGTTCACACACTTTCTGTTCACATTGCTTGAGGTCCTATGCTGATGGTAAACTGCAATGTTGTCAAGTCCCTGTAAGATGTCCTCAACCAGGATGCAGATATTGTATCTCGGCACCCGAGTGCAAGACTTTTCTTCCATTCACCTCCTTTGAATCTCTCGAGAAAGCCCTTTCAGAAGCAAATATTGGTCAGTCAGAAAGATTTTATTGTCCGTTTCCGAATTGCTCAGTTCTCCTTGATCCTTGCGAGTGTTTGTCGGCAATGGATGGTTCATCTAGTCAGTCAGACAATTCTTGTATCGAGTGTCCTGTTTGTCAGAGGTTTATATGTGTGGATTGCGGTGTTCCTTGGCATTCTTCCATGAGCTGTGAAGAATATCAGCATTTGCCAGAGGAGGAGAGAGATGCTTCTGACATTAGCTTGCATCGTCTTGCACAGAATAAAAGGTGGAAGCGTTGTCAGCAGTGTCGTAGAatgattgagcttactcaaggTTGTTACCACATGACATGCTG GTGTGGTCACGAATTCTGCTATTCTTGTGGCGCAGAATACAGGAATGGCCAACAAACATGTCAATGTGCATTTTGGGACGAAGACAGCTTGACAAACTCCCTTCAAGAATCAGAACAATGGGCATGGGAGACTTCTATGATCATGGATGCGTACTCAGATCAAGAACGGTCACAACTCGCGCTTATACAACGGTTCCTTGACGGCGGTTTTAGTCTCAGTGACCACAATCCCTACCAAtctcctcctcctcctcctcctcaaTGTACAGAATCCTTTGTAGACCCCTTGAAGGATCTTCATCAACTTCCATGGCTAGAGAGATTTGTTTCTGTGATAAGTGACAACTACTATGAAGATTACATGCAATAA